From Babylonia areolata isolate BAREFJ2019XMU chromosome 14, ASM4173473v1, whole genome shotgun sequence:
CTTGCTTTGTTTGCGTGGTTGCAGATATGAGCGCTGTCTCATCGGGTGAGTTTGGCATCTCACCGTTCCTGCTACAGGCCATATCGTCCCTGTCCTCCCCGGAGAGCCACGCCGCCAGAGACGAGCCAGAGCACCTGGCGATGGAGAAGCCTCAGCAGACCAATGGCGGCAAGGCTGTCACCCACCTGCTCCAGGGGATGAATGAACCTGTGTCTGCGCTGCTCCCAGCCACTTCGCCGAGCAGCTCCAACGGGGACGTGTCGGACAGGGTGGTTGGCGCCAAACCCGAGGAGGTGATGCTGAACGCGGAAATTCAGGAGCGGCTGGCCACCCAGCTGGCGCTGAAGCAAGGACGATTGGTTGCAGCGGCAGCGACATCGCTGGGCGGTTCATCGGCTCAGCCGGTGGTGTCGGATATGAGCATGGTGAACGTGCTGAACGCGCTGGCCTCGCAGCACATGAAGGCCAACATCAAGCAGGAGGAGCCTGAGGCATTTAGCTACGTTTCTGTGGcctccccctctgtcttcaccaccaccaccaccccctccccctcctccacggcTGCCGACATGATGCTCCAGCCCGGCCCGGACAACAGCAGCGGTGAGCGCTCCCAGCCCCAGATCATCAtctactacaataacaacaacgaggCGGGGGCTGTGGCCTCGCCTGCCACCACCCACTTGACCGTTGGGGACATcggtgggggggtcaggggtcaggAGGCAGTGCAGAACTATCGTGTGGTGCTGCACCCGGGCACCGCGGTGTCCAACcctgccgccaccaccatcacggcCATTTCTGAACCGTCCATGCAGACTGTGATTTCTGAAGCGGCAGCGGCAGCGGCGGCCACCACCACGTCCGTCTTTGACGATAGTTCGGGGACTTTTGTTGCGGCTGACACTGATGTGGGCAGAGAATCATCAGACGGTGCTTGTCCTGTTTGTGGTGATAAGATATCAGgtaaaatatcccccccccccacctccaaccccccctccaaaaagagagagagagagagatactatctcagataaaatgaaagacagctttttttctctctcttttttttaaaagtattgaATTAATAAGATCCTGAGGGAAGTGTGGCCAGTGGTTATTGttccaatgaaaaaaacaaaatgttcctCTGACTGTACTGGTCatgatgtttttttccttttccattgTTAGATAGTAACTAAAACTTGTGTATggtaagtggtggtggtttgagaGCTAAATTAaacttattttttttgttgtaaaccCTTCTGTCGAGTTGAAGCACAATGCATTGTGCATTGTAATTTATTTTAGTGCAAATAAAAGCACATTAGGGACAGATGTAAATATGATATGGTATATTAAtgtccacacaaaaacacaaagaatttTGAGAaatgtctttggtgtgtgtggggtgggggggggggggggggggaatgggggagggcaggggtgtggggagggggggggaggtaggtttGATTTTATAATAATAAGGTCCATGACAGTTGATTGTTCAGAACTAGAAAATTGACCACCTTGAACAAGTAAGGGAAAATTTGTGTCAAAATGATTTAGACAACATGCGAGGGACACTTGTTGGGAATATATATTATGAAAACTGCCGTAATGGAGTCTCATGTTACCATATCAAATCCAGACTTGTGTCGGCTGGAGTCCATTGTACTTGTGGagtatctttaactcactcagtacggccagtcctctcttctcctctgcacagacccctcggatgtccagtgggtgtctgaatgacccaacctttagcttccgtcgtcagaattgtggtattctttgtcaactttcacctcttcagtataagagccttccacttgcaatattttgatggtggtaattgggatgaaacgctgttaatgtcgtctctttcgccgttcgtatggagagagttaaaccaggaAGTattttaactcattctgccccatagctacatgcctgctacaactgccctggaccagcactacatgggGCCACtgcacaaaaaacagaagaaacagcgaaaatcgatggagcATTGTTGACTtaaatcggtcaaacaaagcttcattttcagtgtcatgcttccagaatcagtaaatggttcagtttagaatacCAGCTGTACAAAGCAAGAATAAGTGAAATTGGAATAGTGTGTAGAATACTGGTACCTGGTccgcaggggaagtaatcatggtatgagttaactAGTACCTGGAGAAGAATGAGTTAACTGAGTTCTAAATCAGTGATATTTTAGAACAGGTTTACttggtcagttttttttgtttttattatacagcattgcctttctttttttgttcaggCTACCACTATGGGGTGTTCACGTGTGAGAGTTGCAAAGGTTTTTTCAAGCGTACAGTGCAGAACAAAAAGACTTTCACCTGCCACAAACAGGGTGACTGTATAGTTGGTATACAGAACCGGAAAAAGTGCCCTGCCTGTCGCTTCACCAAGTGCATTAATGTCGGCATGAAGTTGGAAGGTAAGGCATCGTTTCTTATTCAAGGGgaatcatttgttttttgttgtacttGTGAATAGATTTAGTGGAACATCAGGTACTGTTGaaagggctaaaaaaaaaaaaaaaaaaaaagagagagagagagagaaagagattgatgtGCAACAGTGGGATAAGCttggtgcattgaaaaaaaaattataaaaaaagagaaaaaaataacaaaacaaaacaacaccaccaaaacaaaggaaacaaaatattGTGGACTCCCATGCacgcaccttcacacacacacacacacaccactcaaacacacacgcacatctgtgtgtataatatgcacacattacacactcttcatgcacacacactcctcacctaTTTTATTCCAGCCACGTTATTGATAGTGCTGTCATTAAGTTTTGACATAAATTTACAGATGTCACAAAAACATCTAAAGGCTGGCTGCCTTTTGtagttttttctttaaaaaaacaaaacaaccctatTGTTCATGAATCAGAACAGATTTGATAGCAAAGGCCAAGTGGTAAAAAAGTCGGACTTTCAATCCAAGGGTCTTTGGTTCAATCGTGTAACCAGTACatggtgggttaaggatggagactTTTCCAATCTCGCAGGTCAACTTGCTTGCAGACTCACTGTTGCCTTAACCCCCTTTGTGTTTATACACTATGCACctatgtagaagatcaaataggcacattAAACTAAAGAGCCCTGTAATTTGTGAAGTGCtgggtggcctttgggaacacaaacacactgacccagcatgcacattgtCAATCACCACCCTGACTACGGCTGTCTAGGGTgggcggtaaaaatggttatcGATGTAAAAGTGAACTCGGAAAATAGTAATGAATATATGTGAAATACAACccacaaaagaaagcaaaaaaaaaaaaaaaaaaaaaaagctaacaatAAATCTaaaccaaacccccccaaaacccagcaacaacccttttcttCCAGCAATCCGACAAGACCGAACGCGTGGTGGGCGCAGCTCCTACAACGGGTCGATGCCGCTGGTGAAGCCCGCACGACCGGTGTCGACGCCGCCACGGAAGGTGAAACGGGTCAGTGCAGACTCTGGCGGCGGAGAGACCAAGGCCGTGGCAGCGAcagtggcaggggtgggggtgggagtggtccCGTCAGTTGTGCCGGACCTGACGGTGGCAGCAGCAGCTGTGTCGGAGGAGGAGAGCAAGAACCATGGGCAGCTTGCTGCCAT
This genomic window contains:
- the LOC143289425 gene encoding steroidogenic factor 1-like, with translation MSAVSSGEFGISPFLLQAISSLSSPESHAARDEPEHLAMEKPQQTNGGKAVTHLLQGMNEPVSALLPATSPSSSNGDVSDRVVGAKPEEVMLNAEIQERLATQLALKQGRLVAAAATSLGGSSAQPVVSDMSMVNVLNALASQHMKANIKQEEPEAFSYVSVASPSVFTTTTTPSPSSTAADMMLQPGPDNSSGERSQPQIIIYYNNNNEAGAVASPATTHLTVGDIGGGVRGQEAVQNYRVVLHPGTAVSNPAATTITAISEPSMQTVISEAAAAAAATTTSVFDDSSGTFVAADTDVGRESSDGACPVCGDKISGYHYGVFTCESCKGFFKRTVQNKKTFTCHKQGDCIVGIQNRKKCPACRFTKCINVGMKLEAIRQDRTRGGRSSYNGSMPLVKPARPVSTPPRKVKRVSADSGGGETKAVAATVAGVGVGVVPSVVPDLTVAAAAVSEEESKNHGQLAAILNHSTTHGQQIPQSQGPPVPELLTDIMNLEALLVDDDVPMEGGEGVPDEQVFYNYLMQLTEIRLYKLVRWARNLPQFGAISTDDQILLLQNCWSDLLALGVCWRSLGSSSVLSISATHSISQEQAEALGFGDVTARLLSIAQSLQRLGVDQLEYVALKVLLLISPDVKGLREPGKVKEYQEKLSEALLSYTGAHYAQAPGKLGEMLLRLPELARVSFLAKEILLGALPPSLAGSCGLLVELLKGENAAKD